The Halichoerus grypus chromosome 15, mHalGry1.hap1.1, whole genome shotgun sequence genome includes a window with the following:
- the INAFM1 gene encoding putative transmembrane protein INAFM1, with product MRGTSCVGGGGESPGGAGLSEGPRGRWLRLAPVCAYFLCVSLAAVLLAVYYGLIWVPTRPPAGPAGPPPSAPSPPCAARPGAPPAPAPAAASVSCLLGAPGGPRPQLELPRSRRRRRHSDPSSRPNRQTPRETPEAAGGEDPGNPPFHPKLDRRPSRARAPTADAPLPGWARTPSS from the coding sequence ATGCGGGGCACGAGCTGCgtgggcggcggcggcgagaGCCCGGGGGGCGCCGGGCTGAGCGAAGGCCCGCGGGGCCGTTGGCTGCGCCTCGCCCCGGTCTGCGCCTACTTCCTCTGCGTGTCGTTGGCCGCCGTGCTGCTCGCCGTCTACTACGGGCTCATCTGGGTTCCCACGCGGCCCCCCGCGGGCCCCGCCGGCCCGCCGCCCAGCGCGCCGTCCCCTCCGTGCGCCGCCCGTCCGGGCGCGCCGCCTGCCCCGGCGCCCGCCGCTGCCTCGGTCTCCTGCCTCCTGGGAGCCCCCGGCGGGCCGCGACCCCAGCTCGAGCTGCcgcgcagccgccgccgccgccgccacagcGACCCCAGCAGCCGCCCGAACCGCCAGACACCCAGAGAGACGCCGGAGGCCGCGGGGGGCGAGGACCCGGGTAACCCTCCCTTCCACCCCAAGCTGGATCGCCGGCCCTCGAGAGCCCGCGCCCCCACGGCGGATGCTCCGTTACCCGGTTGGGCCCGGACTCCCTCTTCATGA
- the CCDC9 gene encoding coiled-coil domain-containing protein 9 isoform X4 has protein sequence MGRAARNWEDSSGEQPRGGSGGRGRRGRGRGSPQLSGAGDASAADRKSKEWEERRRQNIEKMNEEMEKIAEYERNQREGVLEPNPVRNFLDDPRRRGGPLEEPERDRREGSRRHGRNWGGPDFERVRCGLEQERQGRRAGLGGAGDMTLSMTGRERSEYLRWKQEREKIDQERLQRHRKPTGQWRREWDAEKTEGMFKDGPAAALEPSHRYDDQAWTRPPKPPTFREFLSQHKAEVSRRRRKSSRPQTKAAPRAYSDHDDRWETEDTVSPAPEAPQPAPPEETPTQPPETPAPPAHRPPEDEGEEDVGEEDEGEDEEWEDVSEEEEEEVEEEEEADEEEEPAQGHEPQEAEPTGSPPRSRTGSPTGEQADRERSRPEEPPPLPQAPATPSSPFSPPGDHQPVSDWGEEMELNSPRDAHPANALSPGEAWPFGNA, from the exons ATGGGCCGGGCGGCCCGCAACTGGGAGGACAGTTCTGGGGAGCAGCCTCGAGGAGGATCTGGGGGCCGTGGCCggaggggccggggcagggggtCCCCTCAACTCTCAGGAGCTGGAGATGCCTCAGCTGCCGACCGCAAATCTAAG GAGTGGGAGGAGCGGCGCCGGCAGAACATCGAGAAGATGAACGAGGAGATGGAGAAGATAGCAGAGTATGAGCGCAACCAGCGG GAAGGTGTGCTGGAGCCCAACCCAGTGCGGAACTTCCTGGACGACCCCCGGCGACGCGGCGGACCCCTGGAGGAGCCCGAGCGGGACCGCCGGGAAGGCAGCCGCCGTCATGGGCGCAACTGGGGGGGGCCCGACTTCGAGCGGGTGCGCTGCGGCCTGGAGCAGGAGCGGCAG GGCCGCCGGGCCGGCCTGGGTGGCGCTGGTGACATGACGCTGTCCATGACCGGCCGCGAGCGGTCGGAGTATCTGCgctggaagcaggagagggagaagatcgACCAGGAGCGGCTGCAGAGACACCGCAAGCCCACTGGCCAGTGGCGGCGGGAGTGGGATGCTGAGAAGACCGAAGGCAT gTTCAAGGATGGGCCAGCTGCTGCCCTTGAACCATCCCACCGCTATG ATGACCAGGCCTGGACTCggccccccaagccccccactTTCAGGGAGTTCCTGTCCCAGCACAAAGCTGAGGTCAGccgcaggaggaggaagagtagCCGACCCCAGACCAAGGCAGCACCTCGTGCCTACAG tGACCATGATGACCGCTGGGAGACTGAGGACACAGTGTCCCCAGCCCCTGAGGCCCCACAGCCCGCTCCACCTGAGGAGACGCCCACGCAG CCACCCGAGACCCCGGCTCCTCCTGCCCACCGGCCCCCTGAGGATGAGGGGGAGGAGGACGtgggggaggaggatgagggGGAGGATGAGGAGTGGGAAGACgtgagtgaggaggaggaagaggaggtcgAGGAAGAAGAAGAGGCTGATGAGGAAGAAGAACCAGCCCAAGGCCATGAACCCCAAGAGGCTGAGCCCACCGGAAGCCCTCCCCGAAGCCGCACCGGAAGTCCCACCGGTGAGCAGGCTGACAGAGAGCGGTCGAGGCCAGAGGAGCCCCCGCCATTGCCCCAGGCCCCTGCCACGCCTTCTAGCCCCTTTTCACCCCCTGGAGACCACCAACCTGTGTCTGACTGGGGTGAAGAGATGGAGCTGAATTCTCCCCGGGATGCCCACCCGGCCAATGCCCTGTCTCCTGGTGAGGCCTGGCCTTTTGGAAATGCATGA
- the CCDC9 gene encoding coiled-coil domain-containing protein 9 isoform X1, producing the protein MSATLDLKSKEEKDAELDKRIEALRRKNEALIRRYQEIEEDRKKAELEGVAVTAPRKGRSVEKENVAVEAEKNLGPSRRSPGTPRPPGASKGGRTHPQQGGRAGMGRAARNWEDSSGEQPRGGSGGRGRRGRGRGSPQLSGAGDASAADRKSKEWEERRRQNIEKMNEEMEKIAEYERNQREGVLEPNPVRNFLDDPRRRGGPLEEPERDRREGSRRHGRNWGGPDFERVRCGLEQERQGRRAGLGGAGDMTLSMTGRERSEYLRWKQEREKIDQERLQRHRKPTGQWRREWDAEKTEGMFKDGPAAALEPSHRYDDQAWTRPPKPPTFREFLSQHKAEVSRRRRKSSRPQTKAAPRAYSDHDDRWETEDTVSPAPEAPQPAPPEETPTQPPETPAPPAHRPPEDEGEEDVGEEDEGEDEEWEDVSEEEEEEVEEEEEADEEEEPAQGHEPQEAEPTGSPPRSRTGSPTGEQADRERSRPEEPPPLPQAPATPSSPFSPPGDHQPVSDWGEEMELNSPRDAHPANALSPGEAWPFGNA; encoded by the exons ATG TCAGCCACACTGGATCTGAAATCGAAGGAGGAGAAGGATGCTGAGTTGGACAAGAGGATCGAGGCTCTTCGGCGAAAAAATGAGGCCCTCATCCGGCGCTACCAG GAGATTGAGGAGGACCGGAAAAAAGCCGAACTCGAGGGAGTGGCCGTGACAGCTCCCCGGAAGGGCCGCTCGGTGGAGAAGGAGAACGTGGCAGTTGAGGCG gaGAAGAACTTGGGTCCCTCTCGGAGGTCTCCTGGGACCCCACGACCCCCAGGGGCCAGCAAGGGAGGCCGGACGCACCCCCAGCAGGGAGGCCGGGCAGGCATGGGCCGGGCGGCCCGCAACTGGGAGGACAGTTCTGGGGAGCAGCCTCGAGGAGGATCTGGGGGCCGTGGCCggaggggccggggcagggggtCCCCTCAACTCTCAGGAGCTGGAGATGCCTCAGCTGCCGACCGCAAATCTAAG GAGTGGGAGGAGCGGCGCCGGCAGAACATCGAGAAGATGAACGAGGAGATGGAGAAGATAGCAGAGTATGAGCGCAACCAGCGG GAAGGTGTGCTGGAGCCCAACCCAGTGCGGAACTTCCTGGACGACCCCCGGCGACGCGGCGGACCCCTGGAGGAGCCCGAGCGGGACCGCCGGGAAGGCAGCCGCCGTCATGGGCGCAACTGGGGGGGGCCCGACTTCGAGCGGGTGCGCTGCGGCCTGGAGCAGGAGCGGCAG GGCCGCCGGGCCGGCCTGGGTGGCGCTGGTGACATGACGCTGTCCATGACCGGCCGCGAGCGGTCGGAGTATCTGCgctggaagcaggagagggagaagatcgACCAGGAGCGGCTGCAGAGACACCGCAAGCCCACTGGCCAGTGGCGGCGGGAGTGGGATGCTGAGAAGACCGAAGGCAT gTTCAAGGATGGGCCAGCTGCTGCCCTTGAACCATCCCACCGCTATG ATGACCAGGCCTGGACTCggccccccaagccccccactTTCAGGGAGTTCCTGTCCCAGCACAAAGCTGAGGTCAGccgcaggaggaggaagagtagCCGACCCCAGACCAAGGCAGCACCTCGTGCCTACAG tGACCATGATGACCGCTGGGAGACTGAGGACACAGTGTCCCCAGCCCCTGAGGCCCCACAGCCCGCTCCACCTGAGGAGACGCCCACGCAG CCACCCGAGACCCCGGCTCCTCCTGCCCACCGGCCCCCTGAGGATGAGGGGGAGGAGGACGtgggggaggaggatgagggGGAGGATGAGGAGTGGGAAGACgtgagtgaggaggaggaagaggaggtcgAGGAAGAAGAAGAGGCTGATGAGGAAGAAGAACCAGCCCAAGGCCATGAACCCCAAGAGGCTGAGCCCACCGGAAGCCCTCCCCGAAGCCGCACCGGAAGTCCCACCGGTGAGCAGGCTGACAGAGAGCGGTCGAGGCCAGAGGAGCCCCCGCCATTGCCCCAGGCCCCTGCCACGCCTTCTAGCCCCTTTTCACCCCCTGGAGACCACCAACCTGTGTCTGACTGGGGTGAAGAGATGGAGCTGAATTCTCCCCGGGATGCCCACCCGGCCAATGCCCTGTCTCCTGGTGAGGCCTGGCCTTTTGGAAATGCATGA
- the CCDC9 gene encoding coiled-coil domain-containing protein 9 isoform X3 has translation MSATLDLKSKEEKDAELDKRIEALRRKNEALIRRYQEIEEDRKKAELEGVAVTAPRKGRSVEKENVAVEAEKNLGPSRRSPGTPRPPGASKGGRTHPQQGGRAGMGRAARNWEDSSGEQPRGGSGGRGRRGRGRGSPQLSGAGDASAADRKSKEWEERRRQNIEKMNEEMEKIAEYERNQREGVLEPNPVRNFLDDPRRRGGPLEEPERDRREGSRRHGRNWGGPDFERVRCGLEQERQGRRAGLGGAGDMTLSMTGRERSEYLRWKQEREKIDQERLQRHRKPTGQWRREWDAEKTEGMFKDGPAAALEPSHRYDDQAWTRPPKPPTFREFLSQHKAEVSRRRRKSSRPQTKAAPRAYSDHDDRWETEDTVSPAPEAPQPAPPEETPTQPPETPAPPAHRPPEDEGEEDVGEEDEGEDEEWEDVSEEEEEEVEEEEEADEEEEPAQGHEPQEAEPTGSPPRSRTGSPTGGDQPAPASLESGSSLPGTQKAEEEGSEAAPEAGTEGQETAEITDFQRASPNS, from the exons ATG TCAGCCACACTGGATCTGAAATCGAAGGAGGAGAAGGATGCTGAGTTGGACAAGAGGATCGAGGCTCTTCGGCGAAAAAATGAGGCCCTCATCCGGCGCTACCAG GAGATTGAGGAGGACCGGAAAAAAGCCGAACTCGAGGGAGTGGCCGTGACAGCTCCCCGGAAGGGCCGCTCGGTGGAGAAGGAGAACGTGGCAGTTGAGGCG gaGAAGAACTTGGGTCCCTCTCGGAGGTCTCCTGGGACCCCACGACCCCCAGGGGCCAGCAAGGGAGGCCGGACGCACCCCCAGCAGGGAGGCCGGGCAGGCATGGGCCGGGCGGCCCGCAACTGGGAGGACAGTTCTGGGGAGCAGCCTCGAGGAGGATCTGGGGGCCGTGGCCggaggggccggggcagggggtCCCCTCAACTCTCAGGAGCTGGAGATGCCTCAGCTGCCGACCGCAAATCTAAG GAGTGGGAGGAGCGGCGCCGGCAGAACATCGAGAAGATGAACGAGGAGATGGAGAAGATAGCAGAGTATGAGCGCAACCAGCGG GAAGGTGTGCTGGAGCCCAACCCAGTGCGGAACTTCCTGGACGACCCCCGGCGACGCGGCGGACCCCTGGAGGAGCCCGAGCGGGACCGCCGGGAAGGCAGCCGCCGTCATGGGCGCAACTGGGGGGGGCCCGACTTCGAGCGGGTGCGCTGCGGCCTGGAGCAGGAGCGGCAG GGCCGCCGGGCCGGCCTGGGTGGCGCTGGTGACATGACGCTGTCCATGACCGGCCGCGAGCGGTCGGAGTATCTGCgctggaagcaggagagggagaagatcgACCAGGAGCGGCTGCAGAGACACCGCAAGCCCACTGGCCAGTGGCGGCGGGAGTGGGATGCTGAGAAGACCGAAGGCAT gTTCAAGGATGGGCCAGCTGCTGCCCTTGAACCATCCCACCGCTATG ATGACCAGGCCTGGACTCggccccccaagccccccactTTCAGGGAGTTCCTGTCCCAGCACAAAGCTGAGGTCAGccgcaggaggaggaagagtagCCGACCCCAGACCAAGGCAGCACCTCGTGCCTACAG tGACCATGATGACCGCTGGGAGACTGAGGACACAGTGTCCCCAGCCCCTGAGGCCCCACAGCCCGCTCCACCTGAGGAGACGCCCACGCAG CCACCCGAGACCCCGGCTCCTCCTGCCCACCGGCCCCCTGAGGATGAGGGGGAGGAGGACGtgggggaggaggatgagggGGAGGATGAGGAGTGGGAAGACgtgagtgaggaggaggaagaggaggtcgAGGAAGAAGAAGAGGCTGATGAGGAAGAAGAACCAGCCCAAGGCCATGAACCCCAAGAGGCTGAGCCCACCGGAAGCCCTCCCCGAAGCCGCACCGGAAGTCCCACCG gaggTGACcagccagcccctgcctcccttGAGAGTGGGTCCAGCCTCCCAGGAACCCAGAAAGCTGAAGAGGAAGGGTCTGAGGCAGCTCCAG aggCGGGTACCGAGGGCCAGGAGACCGCGGAGATCACCGACTTCCAGAGG GCCTCCCCGAATTCCTGA
- the CCDC9 gene encoding coiled-coil domain-containing protein 9 isoform X2, translating to MSATLDLKSKEEKDAELDKRIEALRRKNEALIRRYQEIEEDRKKAELEGVAVTAPRKGRSVEKENVAVEAEKNLGPSRRSPGTPRPPGASKGGRTHPQQGGRAGMGRAARNWEDSSGEQPRGGSGGRGRRGRGRGSPQLSGAGDASAADRKSKEWEERRRQNIEKMNEEMEKIAEYERNQREGVLEPNPVRNFLDDPRRRGGPLEEPERDRREGSRRHGRNWGGPDFERVRCGLEQERQGRRAGLGGAGDMTLSMTGRERSEYLRWKQEREKIDQERLQRHRKPTGQWRREWDAEKTEGMFKDGPAAALEPSHRYDDQAWTRPPKPPTFREFLSQHKAEVSRRRRKSSRPQTKAAPRAYSDHDDRWETEDTVSPAPEAPQPAPPEETPTQPPETPAPPAHRPPEDEGEEDVGEEDEGEDEEWEDVSEEEEEEVEEEEEADEEEEPAQGHEPQEAEPTGSPPRSRTGSPTGGDQPAPASLESGSSLPGTQKAEEEGSEAAPEAGTEGQETAEITDFQRVRFCKVVAAAPPPGAAR from the exons ATG TCAGCCACACTGGATCTGAAATCGAAGGAGGAGAAGGATGCTGAGTTGGACAAGAGGATCGAGGCTCTTCGGCGAAAAAATGAGGCCCTCATCCGGCGCTACCAG GAGATTGAGGAGGACCGGAAAAAAGCCGAACTCGAGGGAGTGGCCGTGACAGCTCCCCGGAAGGGCCGCTCGGTGGAGAAGGAGAACGTGGCAGTTGAGGCG gaGAAGAACTTGGGTCCCTCTCGGAGGTCTCCTGGGACCCCACGACCCCCAGGGGCCAGCAAGGGAGGCCGGACGCACCCCCAGCAGGGAGGCCGGGCAGGCATGGGCCGGGCGGCCCGCAACTGGGAGGACAGTTCTGGGGAGCAGCCTCGAGGAGGATCTGGGGGCCGTGGCCggaggggccggggcagggggtCCCCTCAACTCTCAGGAGCTGGAGATGCCTCAGCTGCCGACCGCAAATCTAAG GAGTGGGAGGAGCGGCGCCGGCAGAACATCGAGAAGATGAACGAGGAGATGGAGAAGATAGCAGAGTATGAGCGCAACCAGCGG GAAGGTGTGCTGGAGCCCAACCCAGTGCGGAACTTCCTGGACGACCCCCGGCGACGCGGCGGACCCCTGGAGGAGCCCGAGCGGGACCGCCGGGAAGGCAGCCGCCGTCATGGGCGCAACTGGGGGGGGCCCGACTTCGAGCGGGTGCGCTGCGGCCTGGAGCAGGAGCGGCAG GGCCGCCGGGCCGGCCTGGGTGGCGCTGGTGACATGACGCTGTCCATGACCGGCCGCGAGCGGTCGGAGTATCTGCgctggaagcaggagagggagaagatcgACCAGGAGCGGCTGCAGAGACACCGCAAGCCCACTGGCCAGTGGCGGCGGGAGTGGGATGCTGAGAAGACCGAAGGCAT gTTCAAGGATGGGCCAGCTGCTGCCCTTGAACCATCCCACCGCTATG ATGACCAGGCCTGGACTCggccccccaagccccccactTTCAGGGAGTTCCTGTCCCAGCACAAAGCTGAGGTCAGccgcaggaggaggaagagtagCCGACCCCAGACCAAGGCAGCACCTCGTGCCTACAG tGACCATGATGACCGCTGGGAGACTGAGGACACAGTGTCCCCAGCCCCTGAGGCCCCACAGCCCGCTCCACCTGAGGAGACGCCCACGCAG CCACCCGAGACCCCGGCTCCTCCTGCCCACCGGCCCCCTGAGGATGAGGGGGAGGAGGACGtgggggaggaggatgagggGGAGGATGAGGAGTGGGAAGACgtgagtgaggaggaggaagaggaggtcgAGGAAGAAGAAGAGGCTGATGAGGAAGAAGAACCAGCCCAAGGCCATGAACCCCAAGAGGCTGAGCCCACCGGAAGCCCTCCCCGAAGCCGCACCGGAAGTCCCACCG gaggTGACcagccagcccctgcctcccttGAGAGTGGGTCCAGCCTCCCAGGAACCCAGAAAGCTGAAGAGGAAGGGTCTGAGGCAGCTCCAG aggCGGGTACCGAGGGCCAGGAGACCGCGGAGATCACCGACTTCCAGAGGGTGCGTTTCTGCAAGGTGGTGGCGGCCGCCCCGCCACCGGGGGCCGCCCGCTGA